One genomic region from Cellulomonas fengjieae encodes:
- a CDS encoding DUF4244 domain-containing protein, translating to MSATPGVAAVVRRHRHGLRVRVRVGLADAGMATAEYAIATLAAVGFAGLLLVILKGNEVKGLLLGIIRQALSL from the coding sequence GTGTCGGCCACGCCGGGCGTGGCCGCGGTCGTGCGCCGTCACCGGCACGGGCTGCGGGTGCGGGTGCGGGTCGGGCTCGCGGACGCCGGCATGGCGACCGCGGAGTACGCGATCGCGACGCTCGCCGCCGTCGGGTTCGCCGGCCTGCTCCTGGTGATCCTCAAGGGCAACGAGGTGAAGGGCCTGCTGCTGGGCATCATCCGTCAGGCACTGTCGCTGTGA
- a CDS encoding type II secretion protein F, with product MSVAIGALVLLAAVAGAGPGGRRVRPQVAHPAVEGPAQARVDGDLSAALVAVSAQLRAGATPVEAWSRTLGVVLAGPAPTVDALLATTSRPGGSRFRRRLRTRLLTGLPTRLPRRAEPGAAQRARAVVAAARLSDELGAPLAGVLERIASAVAADAEAEGERGAALSGPRSTAQVLAWLPVLGVALGALLGADPVGVVLSGGIGTASAVLGIVLVGLGRWWTATLLSRAGRA from the coding sequence GTGAGCGTGGCCATCGGGGCGCTGGTGCTGCTGGCAGCCGTGGCAGGTGCCGGCCCGGGCGGCCGCCGCGTCCGCCCACAGGTGGCGCACCCAGCCGTGGAGGGTCCCGCGCAGGCCCGCGTCGACGGTGACCTGTCCGCCGCCCTCGTCGCCGTCTCCGCGCAGCTGAGGGCCGGCGCGACCCCGGTCGAGGCGTGGTCCCGGACGCTCGGCGTGGTGCTCGCGGGGCCGGCACCGACCGTTGACGCCCTCCTCGCCACGACGTCCCGACCGGGCGGGAGCCGGTTCCGCCGGAGGCTCCGGACCCGGCTCCTGACAGGGCTCCCCACGCGGCTGCCCAGGCGTGCGGAGCCGGGCGCGGCACAGCGTGCGCGTGCCGTGGTGGCCGCTGCGCGACTGTCCGACGAGCTCGGCGCCCCGCTGGCGGGGGTGCTCGAGCGGATCGCGTCAGCGGTCGCGGCCGACGCGGAGGCGGAGGGGGAGCGCGGCGCAGCGCTCTCGGGGCCGCGGTCGACCGCCCAGGTGCTCGCGTGGCTGCCGGTGCTCGGCGTGGCGCTGGGCGCGCTGCTCGGGGCCGACCCCGTGGGCGTGGTGCTGTCCGGGGGGATCGGGACGGCGTCGGCGGTGCTGGGCATCGTGCTGGTGGGCCTGGGCCGGTGGTGGACGGCGACCCTGCTGTCGCGAGCGGGACGCGCGTGA
- a CDS encoding TadA family conjugal transfer-associated ATPase yields MSAPVRTVGPDFLDAVRARLGPHDPSGGSLDAAVEAAARDAGAVLGSAALRSMSRTVRDELFGAGRLQVLLDDPEVTDVLVNGPRDVWVERAGRLGRADVDLGGPDDVRALAVRLAAAGGQRLDDASPAVDARLPDGTRLHAVLPPVAGTCALISLRVVRSRPFTIEQLVASGTLATALVPVVRALVATRANLLVSGATGSGKTTLLAALLSLVPHDERLVVVEEAGELSPAHPHVVRLLARHANVDGAGRVDLTDLVRHALRMRPDRIVLGECRGAEVREVLAALNTGHDGGCATVHANAAADVPARLEALAALAGMSRDALAAQAASAFDAVLHLRRGDRRYVAEVGVVRRAASGDLEVACALRSDASGVTVAGPAWPPLAARLGLESGRAGVEVVR; encoded by the coding sequence ATGAGCGCACCGGTGCGCACGGTCGGGCCCGACTTCCTCGACGCGGTGCGCGCCCGCCTCGGTCCGCACGACCCGTCCGGTGGCTCCCTCGATGCCGCGGTCGAGGCGGCCGCGCGCGACGCCGGCGCGGTGCTCGGCTCCGCCGCGCTGCGGTCGATGAGCAGGACCGTCCGCGACGAGCTCTTCGGCGCGGGTCGGTTGCAGGTGCTGCTCGACGACCCCGAGGTGACCGACGTCCTGGTCAACGGACCTCGCGACGTCTGGGTCGAGCGCGCGGGGCGGCTGGGCCGTGCGGACGTGGACCTGGGAGGGCCGGACGACGTGCGGGCACTCGCGGTACGGCTCGCCGCCGCGGGCGGTCAGCGCCTCGACGACGCCTCTCCCGCGGTCGACGCCCGCCTGCCCGACGGCACCCGTCTGCACGCGGTGCTCCCGCCGGTGGCCGGCACCTGCGCGCTGATCAGCCTCCGAGTGGTCCGGTCGCGGCCGTTCACGATCGAGCAGCTCGTGGCCTCCGGCACGCTCGCGACCGCGCTGGTCCCCGTGGTCCGGGCGCTGGTGGCCACGCGCGCCAACCTGCTGGTCTCGGGTGCGACGGGGTCCGGCAAGACGACCCTGCTGGCGGCGCTGCTCTCGCTGGTCCCGCACGACGAGCGTCTGGTCGTCGTGGAGGAGGCGGGCGAGCTGTCCCCGGCGCACCCGCACGTGGTTCGCCTGCTCGCCCGGCACGCGAACGTGGACGGCGCGGGCCGGGTGGACCTGACGGACCTGGTGCGGCACGCGCTGCGGATGCGGCCCGACCGGATCGTGCTCGGCGAGTGCCGAGGTGCCGAGGTCCGGGAGGTCCTCGCCGCGTTGAACACCGGGCACGACGGCGGGTGCGCCACGGTCCACGCCAACGCCGCCGCGGACGTGCCGGCCCGGTTGGAGGCGCTCGCGGCGCTGGCCGGGATGTCGCGTGACGCGCTCGCCGCGCAGGCAGCGAGCGCGTTCGACGCCGTGCTGCACCTACGCCGAGGCGACCGCCGCTACGTGGCCGAGGTCGGGGTCGTCCGGCGTGCCGCCTCCGGGGACCTGGAGGTGGCGTGCGCCCTGCGGTCAGACGCATCGGGCGTGACCGTCGCGGGGCCCGCGTGGCCGCCGCTGGCCGCCCGCCTGGGGCTGGAGTCCGGACGCGCAGGCGTCGAGGTGGTGCGGTGA
- the ssd gene encoding septum site-determining protein Ssd: protein MTPLTGARPGPPTWPSVAPAPRRALVVGVVAARGGAGASTLAAALARELARRTATVLVDLDRASGGIDVLLGLEGADGVRWPDLADARGEVSGADVLTLLPRWGPCAVLSADRSRPGPPEPAVVADVLHALTAAAGALVLDLDRAAVVAGESLAGACDAVLVVAPRDLRSVAGILAMRPCLVRAGVATWLVVAGPAPGGLGAAELSDTVDLPILAMLPRDRRMGAALERGGVPEGGPTARAAARVVSALGGLT, encoded by the coding sequence ATGACCCCCCTCACCGGTGCCCGTCCTGGCCCGCCGACCTGGCCGTCGGTCGCACCCGCTCCCCGCCGTGCACTCGTCGTCGGCGTGGTGGCGGCTCGCGGCGGCGCCGGTGCCTCCACGCTCGCTGCGGCCCTCGCCCGCGAGCTGGCGCGCCGGACGGCGACGGTGCTGGTGGACCTGGACCGCGCCTCTGGGGGGATCGACGTCCTGCTAGGGCTCGAGGGCGCCGACGGCGTGCGGTGGCCGGACCTCGCGGACGCCCGCGGGGAGGTGTCCGGTGCCGACGTGCTCACGCTGCTGCCCCGGTGGGGTCCCTGCGCCGTGCTCAGCGCCGACCGGTCGCGGCCGGGGCCTCCGGAGCCCGCCGTGGTCGCCGACGTGCTGCACGCCCTGACCGCCGCGGCGGGTGCCCTGGTGCTCGACCTGGATCGGGCTGCGGTCGTGGCGGGGGAGTCGCTCGCCGGTGCGTGCGATGCCGTGCTCGTCGTGGCGCCGCGGGACCTGCGCTCTGTCGCCGGGATCCTGGCGATGCGCCCGTGCCTGGTCCGAGCGGGCGTGGCGACGTGGCTCGTGGTGGCCGGCCCGGCGCCGGGTGGTCTCGGAGCCGCCGAGCTGTCCGACACGGTCGACCTGCCGATCCTCGCGATGCTCCCGCGCGACCGGCGGATGGGGGCGGCGCTCGAACGGGGCGGCGTGCCGGAGGGCGGTCCGACGGCCCGGGCGGCGGCCCGCGTGGTGTCGGCGCTGGGCGGCCTGACATGA
- a CDS encoding HAD family hydrolase, with amino-acid sequence MDEDRTQHGAPTRGLREAAFFDLDKTIIATSSATAFSRPFLAQGLLTRRSVVRTAYVQLQYLLGGADEGQTERLRAQLSRMVVGWDVAQVSSIVAETLHESIDPKVYAEAVALIEEHHRAGRDVVVVSASGAEVVEPIAEALGADHVIATRMAVLDGRYTGEIDFYAYGENKASAIRELAEARGYDLAASYAYSDSITDAPMLETVGHAFAVNPDRALRRLAVERGWGALLFVRPVPLFPRRARIATAGAAAVVAVGLAVTWIAVRRHRQRT; translated from the coding sequence ATGGACGAGGACCGCACCCAGCACGGCGCACCGACGCGCGGGCTGCGCGAGGCCGCGTTCTTCGACCTCGACAAGACGATCATCGCCACGTCGTCCGCCACCGCGTTCTCCCGACCGTTCCTGGCGCAGGGCCTGCTGACCCGGCGCTCGGTCGTGCGCACCGCCTACGTGCAGCTCCAGTACCTGCTCGGCGGTGCCGACGAGGGCCAGACGGAGCGGCTGCGCGCGCAGCTGTCGCGGATGGTCGTCGGCTGGGACGTCGCCCAGGTGTCGTCGATCGTCGCCGAGACGCTGCACGAGTCCATCGACCCCAAGGTCTACGCCGAGGCCGTCGCCCTCATCGAGGAGCACCACCGTGCCGGCCGGGACGTCGTCGTGGTCTCCGCGTCGGGTGCGGAGGTGGTCGAGCCGATCGCCGAGGCGCTGGGCGCGGACCATGTCATCGCCACCCGGATGGCCGTCCTCGACGGCCGGTACACCGGTGAGATCGACTTCTACGCCTACGGGGAGAACAAGGCGTCGGCCATCCGCGAGCTCGCCGAGGCCCGCGGCTACGACCTCGCCGCCAGCTACGCCTACTCGGACTCCATCACGGACGCGCCCATGCTCGAGACGGTCGGTCACGCGTTCGCGGTGAACCCGGACCGCGCGCTGCGCAGGCTCGCCGTCGAGCGCGGGTGGGGTGCCCTGCTGTTCGTCCGCCCCGTCCCGCTGTTCCCCCGCCGGGCACGCATCGCCACGGCGGGCGCCGCCGCCGTCGTGGCCGTCGGGCTCGCCGTGACCTGGATCGCCGTCCGCCGCCACCGGCAACGCACCTGA
- a CDS encoding NAD-dependent malic enzyme has product MVSPSVSSSITARLEVQARPTAVSELTTAIEKAGGIVTALDVTASGHEHMTVDVTCATRGEQHAADIVEALKVLEGVVVERVSDRTFLMHIGGKLSIESKVPLRNRDDLSMAYTPGVARVCEAIAAHPEDARRLTIKRNTIAVVTDGTAVLGLGNIGPLASLPVMEGKAVLFKRFAGIDAFPIALDTTDVDQIVETICAIAPVFAGINLEDISAPRCFEVERRLRERLDIPVFHDDQHGTAIVVVAALTNALKVVKKDLATVRIVLSGAGAAGTAVLKLLLAAGAEDVVVADIGGVVRADRPGLDESLFWTASVTNPRGIGGSVADALRDADVFIGVSAPDVITGDDVATMATDAIVFALANPRPEVDPDDAALHAAVVGTGRSDFANQINNVLAFPGVFRGLLDAQSHRITSAMLLAAAYALASVVTDDELNPTYIVPSVFHPDVTSVVAAAVTKAAQTPVEV; this is encoded by the coding sequence ATGGTCTCCCCGAGCGTCTCCTCCTCCATCACGGCACGCCTGGAGGTCCAGGCGCGGCCGACCGCCGTCAGCGAGCTCACCACGGCGATCGAGAAGGCCGGGGGCATCGTCACCGCCCTGGACGTGACCGCGTCGGGCCACGAGCACATGACCGTCGACGTCACGTGCGCGACGCGCGGCGAGCAGCACGCGGCCGACATCGTCGAGGCCCTCAAGGTCCTGGAGGGCGTGGTCGTCGAGCGCGTCAGCGACCGCACGTTCCTCATGCACATCGGCGGCAAGCTCTCGATCGAGTCCAAGGTCCCGCTGCGCAACCGCGACGACCTGTCCATGGCGTACACGCCGGGGGTCGCGCGGGTCTGCGAGGCGATCGCGGCGCACCCCGAGGACGCCCGCCGCCTCACCATCAAGCGCAACACGATCGCCGTGGTCACGGACGGCACGGCCGTGCTGGGCCTGGGCAACATCGGACCGTTGGCCAGCCTGCCCGTGATGGAGGGCAAGGCGGTGCTGTTCAAGCGGTTCGCGGGGATCGACGCGTTCCCCATCGCGCTGGACACCACCGACGTGGACCAGATCGTGGAGACCATCTGCGCGATCGCGCCGGTCTTCGCGGGGATCAACCTCGAGGACATCTCGGCGCCGCGGTGCTTCGAGGTCGAGCGGCGGCTGCGCGAGCGCCTGGACATCCCCGTCTTCCACGACGACCAGCACGGCACGGCGATCGTCGTCGTCGCCGCGCTGACCAACGCGCTGAAGGTGGTCAAGAAGGACCTCGCCACGGTGCGAATCGTGCTGTCCGGCGCCGGCGCCGCGGGGACCGCGGTGCTCAAGCTGCTGCTCGCCGCGGGGGCCGAGGACGTGGTCGTGGCGGACATCGGGGGCGTCGTGCGTGCCGACCGACCCGGGCTGGACGAGTCGTTGTTCTGGACGGCCTCCGTGACGAACCCGCGCGGCATCGGGGGCAGCGTCGCGGACGCCCTGCGGGACGCGGACGTCTTCATCGGCGTCTCCGCGCCCGATGTCATCACGGGCGACGACGTCGCGACGATGGCGACGGACGCCATCGTGTTCGCGCTCGCCAACCCCCGCCCCGAGGTGGACCCGGACGATGCGGCGCTGCACGCGGCCGTGGTGGGAACGGGCCGCTCGGACTTCGCCAACCAGATCAACAACGTGCTCGCGTTCCCCGGCGTGTTCCGCGGGCTGCTCGACGCGCAGTCGCACCGGATCACGAGCGCCATGCTGCTCGCGGCGGCGTACGCGCTGGCGTCCGTGGTCACGGACGACGAGCTGAACCCGACCTACATCGTGCCCAGCGTGTTCCACCCCGACGTGACCTCGGTCGTCGCCGCGGCGGTGACGAAGGCCGCCCAGACGCCGGTCGAGGTCTAG
- a CDS encoding Rv3654c family TadE-like protein produces MRADDRGSGTVLVLALVAVALVVAGLLGLLASAQLARGRAQTSADLGALAGAEQALTGRAGDPCATVREVVGRNGGRLTSCVDEGEGVLTVRVSVAGAAGAATAWARAGPASQRR; encoded by the coding sequence GTGAGAGCGGATGACCGCGGGTCGGGGACCGTGCTGGTGCTGGCACTCGTCGCCGTGGCTCTGGTCGTGGCGGGGCTGCTCGGGCTGCTGGCGTCGGCACAGCTGGCGCGCGGGCGGGCGCAGACCTCGGCGGACCTCGGTGCGCTCGCGGGGGCGGAACAGGCGCTCACCGGTCGTGCGGGAGATCCCTGCGCGACGGTCAGGGAGGTGGTCGGCCGCAACGGGGGCCGGCTCACGTCGTGTGTCGACGAGGGCGAGGGGGTGCTGACCGTGCGGGTGAGCGTGGCGGGTGCGGCGGGCGCGGCCACCGCGTGGGCACGGGCGGGGCCGGCCTCCCAGCGCCGGTGA
- a CDS encoding TadE family type IV pilus minor pilin, translating to MTAAGRRDRGSVTAELAVGLPVVVVLLTALLTIASTAVTQTRCTDAARAAARAAALGEPDPAVLATARRLAGDAASVAVTRADAWVTVEVSARVGSVTWGPLRAAATAVARVEP from the coding sequence GTGACCGCCGCGGGCCGGCGCGACCGCGGGAGCGTCACCGCCGAGCTTGCGGTCGGCCTGCCCGTGGTCGTCGTCCTGCTGACCGCCCTGCTCACGATCGCGTCGACGGCGGTCACTCAGACGCGCTGCACGGACGCCGCCCGCGCGGCTGCCCGTGCGGCCGCTCTCGGGGAGCCGGACCCGGCCGTCCTGGCCACGGCACGGCGGCTGGCCGGTGACGCCGCGTCCGTGGCGGTGACGCGCGCGGACGCCTGGGTGACCGTCGAGGTCTCCGCGCGGGTGGGTTCGGTCACCTGGGGACCGCTGCGCGCCGCGGCCACGGCGGTCGCGAGGGTGGAGCCGTGA
- a CDS encoding type II secretion system F family protein, translating to MTPAALAVAVALSAALASSPWWWGGAGPRRSRPTRPVRVRVVVHEPMDTVLLLDLLDVAIATGAPLPRALAAVGSAVGGAQGEALARGGSALLLGATWQSAWAGTGVADVVGALEPAWDTGSAPGPALRGRADQLRRDRRTRTRAAAGALAVRLVLPLGLCFLPAFILLGLVPMLLSLAGDLLG from the coding sequence GTGACGCCCGCCGCCCTGGCCGTGGCGGTCGCGCTGTCCGCCGCGCTCGCCAGCAGCCCGTGGTGGTGGGGAGGGGCCGGTCCGCGACGGTCCCGGCCGACGCGTCCGGTGCGGGTTCGCGTGGTCGTGCACGAGCCGATGGACACGGTGCTCCTGCTGGACCTGCTCGACGTGGCGATCGCGACGGGAGCGCCACTGCCGCGGGCGCTCGCGGCGGTCGGCTCGGCCGTCGGTGGTGCACAGGGCGAGGCGCTGGCGCGGGGAGGTTCCGCGCTGCTCCTGGGCGCGACCTGGCAGTCGGCGTGGGCGGGCACGGGCGTCGCCGACGTCGTGGGCGCCCTGGAGCCCGCCTGGGACACGGGATCGGCGCCCGGGCCGGCGCTGCGTGGTCGGGCGGACCAGCTGCGGCGTGACCGGCGGACGCGCACCCGGGCCGCGGCGGGCGCGCTCGCGGTGCGGCTCGTCCTCCCGCTCGGGCTGTGCTTCCTGCCCGCCTTCATCCTCCTGGGCCTGGTGCCGATGCTCCTGAGCCTCGCGGGCGACCTGCTCGGGTGA
- a CDS encoding Fic family protein — protein MTDPLAPLLALPGVAEAVDRARVACEELRWHEAYRRRWREVRAEAGLRATRSSCEIEGVRVPLSQVRALATGGGDEPVVVGALRATALVERWMPALGDRGSVALPPLGQVLAQVHVAATSGWLPDAAVGRLRSTEQPGDLRGLGPAPVGDELAARIELLGRTVQASTAPALVLAAVVHGELLALRPFAGGNGLVARATARLLLTVRGLDPTGSLVTEAAWAAALNPYLGAAAGFATGSPAGVAAWLAGYGDAVVTGAAHARTVADGVLAGSLPSGS, from the coding sequence GTGACGGACCCCCTCGCCCCGCTGCTCGCGCTCCCGGGGGTGGCGGAGGCCGTCGACCGGGCCAGGGTGGCCTGCGAGGAGCTGCGCTGGCACGAGGCCTACCGCCGGAGGTGGCGCGAGGTGCGCGCCGAGGCGGGCCTGCGAGCGACGCGGTCGTCGTGCGAGATCGAGGGCGTGCGCGTGCCCCTGTCGCAGGTCCGGGCCCTGGCCACGGGCGGCGGGGACGAGCCCGTCGTCGTCGGTGCCCTGCGGGCGACCGCCCTGGTCGAACGGTGGATGCCCGCACTCGGCGACCGCGGATCCGTGGCGCTGCCCCCGCTGGGTCAGGTGCTCGCGCAGGTGCACGTCGCCGCGACGAGCGGGTGGCTGCCCGACGCGGCCGTGGGTCGGCTGCGCTCGACGGAGCAGCCCGGTGACCTGCGGGGGCTCGGCCCGGCACCCGTGGGCGACGAGCTGGCGGCCCGGATCGAGCTGCTCGGCCGGACCGTGCAGGCGTCGACCGCGCCCGCACTCGTGCTCGCTGCCGTGGTGCACGGCGAGCTGCTCGCGCTGCGCCCGTTCGCGGGCGGCAACGGGCTGGTGGCGCGCGCGACGGCCCGCCTCCTGCTCACCGTGCGCGGGCTGGACCCGACCGGGTCCCTGGTCACCGAGGCCGCGTGGGCCGCGGCGCTGAACCCGTACCTCGGCGCGGCCGCGGGGTTCGCGACCGGGTCCCCGGCGGGCGTGGCCGCGTGGCTGGCGGGCTACGGCGACGCCGTGGTGACCGGCGCCGCGCATGCCCGCACGGTCGCGGACGGGGTGCTGGCCGGGTCGCTGCCGAGCGGGTCGTGA
- a CDS encoding formate/nitrite transporter family protein: MLSISDAVDAQAAAARHKVDLLATPGLLLVRTMLGGAYIGIGVLIMATAGGPLVVAGSPFAPLVQGLVFGVALTVVLVAGAELATSAMMILTQGALRGTVGWSRAGLTLLACMAGNLVGAMLFAFLVHVSGVLAPGTAGGTVLAGMVEHKAHETSLQLLVRGILCNLLVCLAVWSAARLRSEGARIAVVFGCVMVFITSGFEHVVANMTTFSLGLYGGLPGADLAEMARNIALVGLGNLIGGAILVGAAYAYGSGGRPGTGPVGQPDGADAAALTGDREPLAIP; this comes from the coding sequence GTGCTGAGCATCTCCGACGCGGTGGACGCCCAGGCGGCCGCCGCCCGCCACAAGGTCGACCTCCTGGCGACACCCGGACTCCTCCTGGTGCGCACGATGCTGGGCGGCGCCTACATCGGTATCGGCGTGCTGATCATGGCCACCGCGGGCGGTCCGCTCGTCGTCGCCGGCTCGCCGTTCGCCCCGCTGGTGCAGGGTCTGGTGTTCGGGGTCGCCCTGACCGTCGTCCTCGTGGCGGGCGCCGAGCTGGCCACCTCAGCGATGATGATCCTCACCCAGGGTGCCTTGCGCGGCACGGTCGGCTGGAGCCGCGCGGGCCTGACGCTGCTCGCCTGCATGGCGGGGAACCTGGTGGGCGCGATGCTGTTCGCGTTCCTGGTGCACGTCTCGGGGGTCCTGGCACCCGGCACCGCGGGCGGGACGGTCCTGGCGGGGATGGTCGAGCACAAGGCGCACGAGACGTCGCTGCAGCTGCTGGTCCGCGGCATCCTGTGCAACCTGCTGGTGTGCCTCGCCGTGTGGAGCGCGGCGCGGCTGCGCAGCGAGGGTGCACGCATCGCCGTGGTGTTCGGCTGCGTCATGGTGTTCATCACATCCGGGTTCGAGCACGTCGTCGCCAACATGACCACGTTCTCGCTCGGCCTCTACGGGGGCCTGCCGGGCGCCGACCTCGCCGAGATGGCGCGAAACATCGCCCTCGTCGGCCTCGGCAACCTGATCGGCGGCGCGATCCTGGTCGGCGCCGCGTACGCGTACGGCAGCGGCGGACGCCCGGGGACCGGGCCGGTCGGGCAGCCGGACGGCGCCGACGCGGCCGCGCTGACCGGCGACCGGGAGCCGCTGGCAATACCGTGA
- a CDS encoding NADH:flavin oxidoreductase/NADH oxidase → MSLLFSPLTLRGTTFPNRAWLAPMCQYSAVDGTPNDWHLVHLGSRASGGFGLLIAEATAVAPEGRISPEDTGLWHDQHVSEWRRITDFVHERGSLVGVQLAHAGRKASTFSPFANGRGSVPAELGGWPTVAPSAVAFPGLETPHALSLDEIAQVPAAFAAAARRADDAGFDVVEVHAAHGYLLHQFLSPLSNARDDEYGGTLENRARLLLETVDAVRGAWPEDKPLFVRLSATDWVEGGLTVGDVAQVAKDLAGHGVDLVDVSTGGNAPATIPVGPGYQVPAAREVRETSGVPVAAVGLLTDPAQAEAVLADGSADAVLLGREGLRDPFWPLRAAHELGVADAAAWQPQYARATWA, encoded by the coding sequence GTGAGCCTCCTCTTCTCGCCGCTGACCCTGCGCGGCACCACGTTCCCCAACCGCGCCTGGCTGGCGCCGATGTGCCAGTACTCGGCCGTCGACGGCACCCCGAACGACTGGCACCTGGTGCACCTGGGCTCGCGGGCGTCCGGCGGGTTCGGGCTGCTGATCGCCGAGGCCACGGCCGTGGCGCCGGAGGGCCGGATCTCGCCGGAGGACACCGGGCTCTGGCACGACCAGCACGTGTCCGAGTGGCGCCGGATCACCGACTTCGTGCACGAGCGCGGGTCGCTGGTCGGTGTGCAGCTGGCCCACGCCGGCCGCAAGGCCTCGACGTTCTCGCCGTTCGCGAACGGGCGCGGCTCGGTGCCCGCGGAGCTGGGCGGCTGGCCGACCGTGGCTCCGTCGGCGGTCGCGTTCCCCGGGCTGGAGACGCCCCACGCGCTGAGCCTGGACGAGATCGCGCAGGTCCCCGCGGCGTTCGCCGCTGCCGCCCGCCGGGCCGACGACGCCGGGTTCGACGTGGTCGAGGTGCACGCCGCCCACGGCTACCTGCTCCACCAGTTCCTCTCGCCGCTGTCCAACGCGCGCGACGACGAGTACGGCGGCACGCTCGAGAACCGGGCGCGGCTGCTGCTCGAGACGGTCGACGCCGTCCGCGGGGCCTGGCCCGAGGACAAGCCCCTGTTCGTCCGGCTCTCCGCGACGGACTGGGTCGAGGGCGGGCTCACGGTCGGGGACGTCGCCCAGGTGGCCAAGGACCTGGCCGGCCACGGCGTCGACCTGGTCGACGTCTCCACGGGCGGCAACGCACCCGCGACCATCCCCGTCGGGCCCGGCTACCAGGTTCCCGCCGCCCGCGAGGTGCGCGAGACGTCCGGCGTGCCGGTCGCAGCGGTCGGTCTGCTGACCGATCCCGCGCAGGCGGAGGCCGTGCTGGCCGACGGGTCGGCGGACGCCGTCCTGCTGGGGCGCGAGGGGCTGCGTGACCCGTTCTGGCCGCTGCGCGCCGCGCACGAGCTGGGCGTGGCCGACGCGGCCGCGTGGCAGCCGCAGTACGCGCGGGCGACCTGGGCCTAG